Proteins co-encoded in one Candidatus Nitrosacidococcus tergens genomic window:
- a CDS encoding type 1 glutamine amidotransferase, whose amino-acid sequence MNIHYFQHVSFETLGSIEPWVHSHHHRLSGTRFYQGESLPNLEEIDWLIVMGGPMNIYEEKTYPWLTQEKKFIEQAIKAGKGVIGVCLGAQLIADVFGASVIKNLDKEIGWFPVEFMQEAKDSPWLNVLPQKLEVFHWHGDTFTLPKGAIHIAQSKGCIQQGFIYHEKVLALQFHLEVQADNIQKLIKHCGDELQSGKYIQTPNEMLGKEEGFKRAQEVMVALLNKLPT is encoded by the coding sequence ATGAATATTCATTATTTTCAACATGTGTCTTTTGAAACTTTAGGATCTATTGAACCTTGGGTACATAGCCATCATCATCGTTTATCAGGCACCAGATTTTATCAAGGAGAATCCCTTCCTAATCTTGAAGAGATAGACTGGCTCATCGTAATGGGTGGGCCTATGAATATCTATGAGGAGAAAACATATCCTTGGCTTACCCAAGAAAAAAAGTTTATTGAACAAGCTATTAAAGCAGGTAAAGGAGTAATAGGAGTTTGCTTAGGGGCACAGCTTATTGCAGATGTATTTGGCGCTTCGGTGATAAAAAACCTTGATAAAGAAATTGGTTGGTTTCCCGTAGAATTTATGCAAGAGGCAAAGGATAGTCCTTGGCTTAATGTTTTACCTCAAAAGTTAGAGGTATTCCATTGGCATGGAGATACCTTTACTTTACCAAAAGGAGCAATCCATATCGCTCAGAGTAAAGGCTGTATACAGCAGGGATTTATTTATCATGAAAAAGTACTTGCTCTACAATTTCATCTAGAAGTACAGGCTGACAATATACAAAAACTCATTAAGCATTGTGGAGATGAGCTACAATCAGGAAAATATATTCAAACTCCTAATGAAATGCTCGGCAAAGAAGAAGGGTTTAAAAGAGCTCAGGAAGTTATGGTAGCTCTATTAAATAAATTACCGACTTAA
- a CDS encoding 4a-hydroxytetrahydrobiopterin dehydratase, protein MKKLIAMECEACRADSSLITEEEIKMLSPQVSKWNIIEEGNIFRLRRVFSFSDFITALEFTNKVGEIAETYNHHPSILTEYGKVTVTWWTHKIEGLHKNDFVMAAKTDQLLPFS, encoded by the coding sequence ATGAAAAAATTAATTGCTATGGAATGTGAGGCTTGTAGAGCGGATTCTTCTTTAATTACGGAAGAAGAAATTAAAATGCTATCTCCACAAGTTTCAAAATGGAATATAATCGAGGAGGGTAATATTTTTCGTCTTCGACGAGTATTCTCTTTTAGTGATTTTATCACTGCTTTAGAATTTACTAATAAAGTAGGAGAAATAGCAGAAACCTACAATCACCACCCAAGTATTTTAACCGAATATGGAAAAGTCACTGTGACTTGGTGGACTCATAAAATCGAAGGACTCCATAAAAATGACTTTGTTATGGCAGCTAAAACGGATCAATTATTGCCTTTTAGCTAA
- a CDS encoding metal-dependent hydrolase: protein MANFNTHITGAMIVSGIGITALMVTRTFPISTLTAYFILGVIGGILPDIDSKSSIAIRWIFNTLGITMGFFGVLYGNIIYSLSLLELILVWVGIFILIRYGLASLFTRLTIHRGLIHSIPMGIAITLTFVITSRYILSISILEAWFSGTFLLLGFITHLLLDELYSVDLRGIRLKRSFGTALSLGSLQAPIKTLLLYLFTGTMIYYAPPIDSFLHFIQDDRLHQLLIKKLLPLKI, encoded by the coding sequence ATGGCAAATTTCAATACCCACATAACTGGTGCAATGATAGTAAGCGGTATTGGTATTACTGCCTTAATGGTTACCCGTACTTTCCCTATATCTACTTTAACCGCTTATTTTATCTTAGGAGTGATTGGCGGTATTTTGCCAGACATTGATTCTAAAAGCTCTATTGCCATCCGCTGGATATTTAATACTCTAGGAATCACTATGGGCTTTTTTGGTGTTTTGTATGGGAATATCATTTATAGTCTCTCTTTACTAGAGCTTATTTTAGTATGGGTGGGTATATTTATTCTAATTCGTTATGGACTAGCTTCCTTATTTACTCGACTGACCATACACCGAGGGCTTATCCACTCTATTCCAATGGGAATAGCCATTACGTTAACCTTTGTCATTACCTCAAGGTATATTCTGAGTATCTCAATTTTAGAGGCTTGGTTTAGTGGTACTTTTCTATTGCTAGGCTTTATTACTCACCTTCTTTTAGATGAGCTCTATAGTGTAGATCTTAGGGGAATTCGATTAAAGCGCTCTTTTGGTACTGCATTAAGCTTAGGTAGCTTACAAGCTCCAATAAAAACCTTATTACTCTATTTATTTACCGGAACGATGATCTATTATGCACCACCTATAGATAGCTTTCTTCATTTTATCCAAGATGATCGGCTACATCAATTATTGATAAAAAAATTACTTCCCCTAAAAATTTAG
- a CDS encoding NAD-dependent epimerase/dehydratase family protein, whose translation MAVLVTGATGFIGQHLMAALISDQYPVHVLTRDIYKVQSLWTNDLIKIFQIDPIDQTQAIELWKDVEIVFHLACGSFAENDVENYQKSIVVATQSLLTQAIKAKVKQFIFVSSVKAMGEKTEECLNEYSPAFPETAYGKAKLTAEQLVLSAGKDCTICGSVLRLPMVYGKSTKSSILQMTRAIYRGYFPSLSKINNHRSMVHVVDVVQAMVLIAKNPKASCQQIYLVTDGQSYSTDQIYTLICHALDRTTPRWRIPIGVLIFGAKIGDFMQRIFKIRIPLNSKTLDKLTSSAWYSIEKIQTELGYRPQYSLTTALPEIINQVKRLN comes from the coding sequence ATGGCGGTATTAGTTACAGGGGCAACGGGATTTATTGGCCAACACTTAATGGCTGCACTGATTTCAGATCAGTACCCTGTTCATGTGCTTACCCGGGATATTTATAAGGTTCAATCACTATGGACCAATGATTTAATCAAAATCTTTCAAATAGATCCTATAGACCAAACTCAAGCTATTGAGCTATGGAAAGATGTGGAAATTGTGTTTCACCTAGCCTGCGGCAGTTTTGCGGAAAATGATGTAGAAAACTACCAAAAATCTATTGTAGTAGCGACTCAGTCTTTATTAACCCAAGCTATCAAAGCTAAGGTAAAACAATTTATATTTGTGAGCAGCGTAAAAGCAATGGGAGAGAAAACAGAAGAGTGCTTAAATGAGTATAGCCCTGCGTTTCCCGAAACTGCTTATGGAAAAGCAAAATTAACAGCAGAACAACTAGTACTTTCTGCAGGAAAAGACTGTACTATTTGTGGTAGTGTTTTGCGCCTTCCTATGGTTTATGGAAAAAGTACAAAAAGTAGCATCTTACAGATGACCAGAGCTATTTATCGAGGCTATTTTCCTTCCTTATCTAAAATTAATAATCATCGCTCTATGGTTCATGTAGTTGATGTGGTACAAGCAATGGTGCTGATTGCTAAAAACCCTAAAGCCTCATGCCAACAAATCTATTTAGTCACTGATGGCCAGAGCTATTCTACAGATCAAATATACACTTTAATTTGCCATGCTTTAGATCGCACTACACCTAGATGGCGTATCCCTATAGGAGTACTTATTTTTGGAGCAAAAATAGGAGATTTTATGCAGAGAATTTTTAAAATTCGTATTCCATTAAACTCTAAAACTTTAGATAAGCTAACAAGTTCAGCTTGGTATAGCATCGAAAAAATCCAAACCGAACTAGGTTATCGCCCTCAATATTCTTTGACTACTGCACTACCAGAAATTATTAATCAAGTTAAACGGCTAAATTAG